In Sporichthya polymorpha DSM 43042, a genomic segment contains:
- a CDS encoding DNA recombination protein RmuC, which yields MIELGSVFLLGLVLGAVLGVTVAVRLADRAGRADPGGRPVPPGELDDTLGRLEVRLRELELARAGAYGALTQQVSMTREATEALAMRTGELLTALRAPQTRGRWGELQLRRVVELAGMAPHCDFTEQVSTATAGGTLRPDLVVRLTGGRTIVVDAKVSLAAYLEAAAAPDETRREERLRAHARALRTHVDQLAGKEYWRSVAGSPEFVVLFLPGEAFLSPALERDPALLEHALGARVIIATPTTLVAMLRTVAWSWQQDSLTTHAREVFDLGRELHARLATMGEHVDRLGRSLNRAVADYNAAAGSLESRVLVTARRLQELRVVGDDLPAPRGVDACARPLTAPELLRP from the coding sequence ATGATCGAACTGGGATCGGTGTTCCTCCTGGGACTCGTGCTGGGCGCCGTCCTGGGCGTCACCGTGGCCGTCCGGCTCGCCGACCGAGCCGGCCGAGCGGACCCCGGCGGCCGCCCCGTGCCGCCGGGGGAGCTCGACGACACCCTCGGCCGGCTGGAGGTCCGCCTCCGGGAGCTCGAACTCGCCCGCGCCGGCGCGTACGGGGCGCTCACCCAGCAGGTGAGCATGACGCGGGAGGCGACCGAGGCCCTCGCGATGCGGACGGGAGAACTGCTCACCGCCCTGCGTGCCCCGCAGACCCGCGGCCGGTGGGGCGAGCTGCAGCTGCGCCGGGTTGTGGAGCTGGCCGGCATGGCCCCGCACTGCGACTTCACCGAGCAGGTCAGCACCGCCACCGCCGGCGGCACGCTCCGGCCGGACCTGGTGGTCCGGCTCACCGGCGGGCGCACGATCGTCGTCGACGCCAAGGTCTCCCTCGCCGCCTACCTGGAGGCGGCCGCGGCGCCGGACGAAACCCGCCGCGAGGAGCGCCTGCGCGCTCACGCCCGGGCGCTGCGTACCCACGTCGACCAGCTCGCGGGTAAGGAGTACTGGCGCAGCGTGGCCGGCAGCCCCGAGTTCGTGGTGCTGTTCCTGCCCGGCGAGGCGTTCCTGTCCCCCGCGCTCGAACGCGACCCCGCGTTGCTGGAGCACGCGCTCGGCGCCCGCGTGATCATCGCCACGCCGACGACGCTGGTCGCGATGCTGCGCACCGTCGCGTGGAGCTGGCAGCAGGACAGCCTGACCACCCACGCCCGCGAGGTGTTCGACCTCGGCCGGGAGCTCCACGCCCGCCTGGCGACGATGGGCGAGCACGTCGACCGCCTGGGCCGCTCGCTCAACCGCGCGGTCGCGGACTACAACGCCGCCGCCGGATCCCTGGAGAGCCGGGTGCTCGTCACCGCCCGCCGCCTGCAGGAACTGCGGGTCGTGGGTGACGACCTCCCCGCGCCGCGCGGGGTCGACGCGTGCGCCCGGCCGCTCACCGCACCGGAGTTGCTGCGGCCGTGA
- a CDS encoding 4-hydroxy-3-methylbut-2-enyl diphosphate reductase: MTAPAAPARRRVLLAAPRGYCAGVDRAVQTVEKALELHGAPVYVRKEIVHNQHVVATLRERGAIFVDETDEVPEGSLVVFSAHGVAPVVHAEAAERSLRTIDATCPLVTKVHNEARRFAAQDYDILLIGHEGHEEVIGTSGEAPEHIHLVDGPDDVQNVRVRNPEHVVWLSQTTLSVDETVATVGKLRERFPALVDPPSDDICYATQNRQVAVKQMAGQCDLFLVVGSRNSSNSVRLVEVAREYGAKDAHLVDHAGEVDETWLDGVSTIGVSSGASVPEVLVRGLLEYLAERGFGDVEEVRSAEETLLFSLPKELRGMKEQRHPGA; the protein is encoded by the coding sequence GTGACCGCTCCCGCCGCCCCCGCCCGCCGCCGCGTCCTCCTGGCCGCCCCGCGGGGCTACTGCGCGGGCGTCGACCGCGCCGTGCAGACCGTCGAGAAGGCCCTGGAACTCCACGGCGCTCCGGTCTACGTGCGCAAGGAGATCGTCCACAACCAGCACGTGGTCGCGACGCTGCGCGAGCGCGGCGCGATCTTCGTCGACGAGACCGACGAGGTGCCCGAGGGTTCGCTCGTCGTCTTCTCGGCCCACGGCGTCGCACCGGTGGTGCACGCCGAGGCCGCGGAGCGGTCCCTACGGACGATCGACGCGACCTGCCCGTTGGTCACCAAGGTCCACAACGAGGCCCGCCGGTTCGCGGCGCAGGACTACGACATCCTCCTGATCGGCCACGAGGGCCATGAGGAGGTCATCGGCACCTCCGGCGAGGCCCCCGAGCACATCCACCTCGTCGACGGCCCCGACGACGTTCAGAACGTCCGGGTCCGCAACCCCGAGCACGTCGTCTGGCTCTCGCAGACGACCCTCTCGGTCGACGAGACCGTCGCGACCGTCGGCAAGCTGCGCGAGCGCTTCCCCGCGCTCGTCGACCCGCCGAGCGACGACATCTGCTACGCCACCCAGAACCGTCAGGTCGCGGTGAAGCAGATGGCCGGCCAGTGCGACCTGTTCCTCGTCGTCGGTTCGCGCAACTCCTCGAACTCGGTGCGCCTGGTCGAGGTCGCCCGCGAGTACGGGGCGAAGGACGCGCACCTGGTCGACCACGCCGGCGAGGTCGACGAGACGTGGTTGGACGGCGTCAGCACCATCGGCGTCAGCAGCGGCGCCTCGGTGCCCGAGGTCCTCGTCCGCGGTCTGCTGGAGTACCTCGCCGAGCGCGGCTTCGGCGACGTCGAGGAAGTGCGGTCCGCCGAGGAGACGCTGCTCTTCAGCCTCCCGAAGGAACTGCGGGGGATGAAGGAGCAGCGCCACCCCGGCGCCTGA
- a CDS encoding plastocyanin/azurin family copper-binding protein — protein sequence MRTRRYTQLPWTRGVAVSALVLGLVAVGPSGAGAQEGRASAGSHEVSQKNLQFNPFEMTVAVGDTVHWTNNELDQTIHSVVQQGGAEINSPDIPPGAHFEWTFTQPADYTLTCRFHPDMFMTMHVVEAKAAKPAKGAKGGKAPGKSTGKSADKKAGDKKAGGKKGDKTKKPTAPPVNHDAHAESAKKSIPAPPPGPPESTIPGVGGLPISPER from the coding sequence ACTCGCAGGTACACGCAGCTTCCCTGGACGCGGGGAGTCGCCGTGTCGGCGCTGGTCCTGGGGCTGGTCGCGGTCGGCCCCTCCGGCGCCGGGGCGCAGGAGGGACGGGCGTCGGCGGGCTCGCACGAGGTGAGCCAGAAGAACCTCCAGTTCAACCCGTTCGAGATGACCGTCGCGGTGGGCGACACCGTCCACTGGACCAACAACGAGCTGGACCAGACGATCCACAGCGTCGTGCAGCAGGGCGGGGCGGAGATCAACTCCCCGGACATCCCGCCGGGGGCCCACTTCGAGTGGACCTTCACCCAGCCCGCCGACTACACGCTGACGTGCCGGTTCCACCCGGACATGTTCATGACGATGCACGTCGTCGAGGCCAAGGCCGCCAAGCCTGCGAAGGGGGCCAAGGGCGGGAAGGCGCCGGGCAAGTCCACCGGGAAGTCGGCGGACAAGAAGGCGGGCGACAAGAAGGCGGGCGGCAAGAAGGGCGACAAGACCAAGAAGCCCACCGCGCCGCCGGTGAACCACGACGCTCACGCGGAGTCGGCGAAGAAGTCGATCCCGGCCCCGCCCCCGGGCCCGCCGGAGTCGACGATCCCGGGTGTCGGCGGTCTGCCGATCTCGCCGGAGCGGTGA